A genomic segment from Colletotrichum higginsianum IMI 349063 chromosome 5, whole genome shotgun sequence encodes:
- a CDS encoding Methyltransferase, with protein MSAVDGQRGGGAWSASFGAASRERSTSAATGTGPETPSASGHEPCAPTATRGIDCIPRQAAGLEKQSATPVEQSALPQNEQEAFGFSYSAPDISNTSLASAKERQGPKLAVGTETEKNMPVTAAKLGEGDEQPRGTEHAFGIEMSSTNSYDAARDSFKALRSPLTHPNGVPIFPDLSTEQQVSEASEATSQAESSIVADSDELDSTFDETDPSDAGYASDSATNASTSIESSVRDYMYENGRRYHRFREGQYNFPNDEMEQEREDMKHAMVKLLCNQKLNFAPIGEWPQQVLDIGTGTGAWAIEMGDEYPSATVLGVDLSPIQPEWVPPNVKFEVDDVESPWLYPANHFDYIHSRHTVMAIKDWGALFQRSFEHLRPGGWIELQEIHHAPLSANNSVSVTAHPVARYWGHVAQGLSNLGIDLNAAAGDRLPNMMREAGFVNVTERVFHVPIGVWPRNRVLKTVGMYWRTILLDGLQAIALGPFTRGLHWSAEQTEVFLVEVRRAYHDTSALMYMPLKIMYAQKPRSV; from the exons ATGTCAGCGGTGGACGGTCAGagaggtggcggcgcctGGTCGGCGTCCTTTGGAGCTGCAAGCCGAGAAAGGTCGACAAGCGCCGCCACTGGTACCGGTCCTGAGACACCGTCCGCGAGCGGACACGAGCCATGCGCGCCCACTGCGACACGAGGGATTGATTGCATCCCTCGACAGGCCGCAGGCTTGGAAAAGCAAAGTGCGACACCTGTCGAACAGTCGGCCCTCCCACAAAATGAGCAGGAAGCGTTCGGGTTTTCGTATTCTGCCCCAGACATATCGAATACCAGTTTGGCATCTGCGAAAGAGCGACAAGGACCCAAACTGGCAGTGGGCACCGAAACCGAGAAGAACATGCCCGTGACCGCGGCAAAgcttggcgagggcgacgagcagCCAAGAGGCACCGAACATGCGTTCGGTATCGAGATGAGCAGCACCAACTCCTACGACGCGGCTCGCGACTCTTTCAAAGCACTACGGTCGCCTTTGACGCATCCCAACGGGGTGCCAATCTTCCCAGACCTGTCCACCGAGCAGCAAGTGTCGGAAGCCTCCGAGGCCACGTCACAAGCCGAAAGTTCCATCGTAGCGGATAGCGATGAGCTGGATTCCACGTTTGACGAAACAGACCCGTCCGATGCCGGGTATGCGAGCGACAGCGCAACGAATGCCAGCACGTCCATCGAGTCGTCAGTCCGAGACTACATGTACGAGAACGGGCGACGATATCACCGATTCCGCGAAGGACAGTACAACTTCCCCAACGATGAGATGGAGCAGGAACGGGAGGATATGAAGCATGCGATGGTTAAGTTGCTGTGCAACCAAAAGTTGAATTTTGCGCCGATCGGCGAGTGGCCACAGCAGGTTCTGGACATCGGGACCGGGACAGGCGCCTGGGCCATTGAGA TGGGCGACGAATATCCCAGCGCAACGGTGCTCGGGGTCGATCTCAGTCCGATCCAGCCGGAGTGGGTGCCGCCGAACGTCAAGTTCGAggtggacgacgtcgaaAGCCCGTGGCTGTATCCGGCGAACCACTTTGACTACATCCATTCCCGGCACACAGTCATGGCCATCAAAGACTGGGGTGCCCTCTTCCAGCGATCGTTCGA GCATCTCAGGCCCGGCGGTTGGATCGAACTCCAGGAGATTCACCATGCCCCCCTGTCAGCAAACAACTCCGTGTCGGTGACGGCGCATCCGGTGGCACGGTACTGGGGCCATGTGGCGCAAGGGCTTTCGAATCTCGGCATCGACCTCAACGCGGCAGCAGGTGACCGGCTGCCCAACATGATGCGTGAAGCTGGCTTCGTCAACGTGACGGAGAGGGTGTTTCATGTGCCGATTGGGGTATGGCCTCGGAACCGAGTGCTCAAGACGGTGGGCATGTACTGGAGAaccatcctcctcgacgggctcCAGGCCATTGCTCTCGGGCCCTTCACCAGGGGGCTGCACTGGTCGGCGGAGCAGACAGAGGTGTTCCTTGTCGAGGTGAGGAGGGCGTACCACGACACTTCGGCGCTGATGTATATGCCGTTAAAGATCATGTACGCGCAGAAGCCGAGGAGCGTATAG
- a CDS encoding NUDIX domain-containing protein translates to MDLDALLHDWRRERDLNRRRRPCALLAWLQDTWHDVGSYLNAQACILLFQKLFFRDVFLTTAFLVWVGRRAVVRNRWLFGVLASAGFADGEVGSKLLRAAAQSSSAFAVHLALASLVFPLVFWRSPALPIPGDRHLAAWDVLAPLARTAANWLGARKGMREWRSLAEDNPAFFCEAGPADLFSMYTTFSHYAALILVVRELAHTFDGYQSRAVEEAGEAVGAVEAEGGAELTAFKIWVYRARFLFWELLMQFAISVAFELIADAAGSLQCWCIQSGMKLPDRLPAWVRRLPFLGCFFSLHFALRHPTVSWAIDQVHMWVFPEEHQHEDEDDWDQDDWEGSDWDDGDEDENDEEGDERGDDNREGDDEEDDDEEDDDEEDDDGEDDDDQDNTSDTDEETDDRNEDEDEPDHIYIYKDDCGYVFEVKDGAVFERETLFTYDGEYKYEYRYTDDRQEVSAHQRATENEYKFRHTCRRKAQEDRDGGGGGGGCGSSHDERPEGSGDESQDE, encoded by the coding sequence atggacctcgacgcccttctCCATGACTGGAGACGGGAACGAGACCTCaaccgccgacggcggccatgcGCGCTCCTGGCGTGGCTCCAGGACACCTGGCACGACGTGGGCAGCTACCTCAACGCGCAGGCGtgcatcctcctcttccagaAGCTCTTCTTCCGCGACGTCTTCCTCACGACGGCCTTCCTGGTCTGGGTCGGGAGGCGCGCCGTCGTGAGGAACCGCTGGCTGTTTGGCGTGCTCGCGTCCGCCGGCttcgcggacggcgaggtcggctCGAAGCTcctgcgcgccgccgcgcagtcgagctcggcgttcGCCGTCCACCTggccctcgcctccctcgtcttcccACTCGTCTTCTGGCGATCCCCCGCGCTGCCGATACCGGGCGACCGCCACCTGGCGGCGTGGGACGTCCTCGCGCCCCTCGcccgcaccgccgccaactgGCTCGGCGCGCGCAAGGGGATGCGCGAGTGGCGCTCCCTCGCCGAAGACAACCCCGCGTTCTTCTGCGAGGCGGGGCCGGCCGATTTGTTCTCGATGTATACCACCTTCAGCCACTACGCGGCCCTGATCCTCGTCGTTCGTGAGCTTGCTCACACGTTCGACGGCTACCAGTCCCGCGCAgtggaggaggcgggagagGCCGTTggggccgtcgaggccgaaggcgGAGCCGAGCTGACAGCCTTCAAGATCTGGGTGTACAGGGCCCGCTTCCTCTTTTGGGAGCTATTGATGCAGTTCGCAATCAGCGTGGCCTTTGAGCTGATCGCGGACGCGGCCGGCAGCCTTCAATGCTGGTGTATCCAAAGTGGGATGAAGCTCCCGGATCGCCTTCCTGCTTGGGTGCGTCGCTTGCCGTTTCTGGGTTGTTTTTTCAGTCTGCATTTTGCGCTCCGTCATCCAACTGTGAGCTGGGCAATCGACCAGGTGCACATGTGGGTGTTTCCGGAAGAACATCAGcatgaagacgaggatgattGGGATCAGGATGACTGGGAGGGAAGTGATTGGGACGATGGTGACGAGGATGAGAATGACGAGGAAGGAGACGAGAGAGGCGATGACAATCGAGAAggcgacgatgaagaagacgacgatgaagaagacgacgatgaagaagacgacgacggagaagacgacgacgaccaagacaaCACCAGCGACACGGACGAGGAAACGGACGACAGgaacgaagacgaggacgaacCCGACCACATCTACATCTACAAAGACGACTGCGGCTACGTCTTCGAAGTcaaggacggcgccgtcttcgagcGCGAGACCCTCTTCACGTACGACGGCGAGTACAAGTACGAGTACAGGTACACGGACGACCGCCAGGAGGTGTCCGCGCACCAGCGCGCGACCGAGAACGAGTACAAGTTCCGCCACACTTGCAGGCGCAAAGCACAGGAGGACCGGgacggtggtggcggcggcggcggctgcggcagctcGCACGACGAGAGACCGGAGGGGAGCGGGGATGAGAGTCAGGACGAGTGA
- a CDS encoding NUDIX domain-containing protein, whose protein sequence is MPPALPSRPLSYATAPSVLPYTLRFHPYAPSATSQVHHTHRLCVGAAVISTPTPPDKNNNSTTTTTTTNNIPPRILLLQRSAREKALPHRWELPGGAAESRDGDALAAAARELWEETGLRAARFAALVGAYQWDGAGDSAAATAVPGDQAWGLPGGGVGVAESADVVASRRDAWRKYTYLVEVETEAGGRADVVVDPEEHEAFVWATEDEARAGRCGDVVLDWTSENQRLDVLKAFEIAKKRR, encoded by the coding sequence ATGCCGCCCGCACTACCCTCCCGGCCCTTATCCTACGCGACGGCCCCCTCCGTCCTCCCCTACACCCTCCGCTTCCACCCCTACGCCCCCTCCGCCACCTCGCAGGTCCACCACACCCACCGCCTctgcgtcggcgccgccgtcatctccaCCCCCACACCCCCGGAtaagaacaacaacagcaccaccaccactaccaccaccaacaaTATCCCCCCCAggatcctcctcctccagcgcTCCGCCCGGGAAAAGGCTCTCCCCCACCGCTGGGAActccccggcggcgccgccgagtcccgcgacggcgacgccctcgccgccgccgcccgcgagctctgggaggagacgggccTGCGCGCCGCGCGgttcgccgccctcgtcggcgcctaCCAGTgggatggcgccggcgacagcgccgccgcgacggccgtGCCGGGGGACCAGGCGTGGGGTCTGCCGGGgggcggcgtgggcgtcgCGGAGTCGGCCGACGTTGTCGCCAGTCGCCGCGACGCCTGGCGCAAGTACACGtacctcgtcgaggttgagaccgaggccggcgggcgcgccgatgtcgtcgtcgaccccgaggaGCACGAGGCCTTTGTCTGGGCCACGGAGGACGAGGCGCGCGCCGGCCGGTGCGGggacgtcgtcctcgactgGACCTCGGAGAACCAGAGGCTGGACGTGTTGAAGGCCTTTGAGATCGCGAAGAAGAGGCGCTAG
- a CDS encoding O-methyltransferase, whose protein sequence is MKKFRLSTWLGSGSTSDAAEGDEPKQNRRSFSPFSARSSAKVKDEISTEASASKDAYTMPESPVLSPSRLTELAKKIALETEKLEKYMQDNSLPMPTLDPSGPGDFPKLPEDIQKSRMEIIYATRELEALAHGPREDVRWKTWSYQDSLSLQLVNHFRLAKLVPIDGTITLAELQSKTSLDPVNVARILRHVMTNRIFREPSPGVIAHTAASRLLAEDQSLQDWVGYNLEDNFPASAHVLQALNAYPEATSLTRTGFNFAFDTVDKEPMFVTFGKDPARAKRFGGAMLSLTGGEGYEVKHLVDSYDFGEIDSKGGTLVDIGGSHGFVCVDLAKKWRNMKFVVQDLPKTVDSAPNPISDDSQVSERIELVAHDFFKEQTVKDADVYFFRWIIHNYSTPYAVSILKNLVPALKPGAKVVIKDHCLREPGQETPWDERIIRSMDMVMLAVLNAQERNEDEYRELFKAADERYVFKGVMRPRGCRMSIIEAVWDPEGLGTAAGPNDSVPAEIKEE, encoded by the exons ATGAAAAAATTCAGGCTCAGCACATGGCTTGGCTCCGGCTCAACATCTGATGCTGCCGAAGGCGACGAGCCGAAGCAAAACCGCCGCTCCTTTTCCCCGTTTTCTGCCAGGTCCAGCGCCAAAGTCAAGGATGAGATTTCAACCgaggcctcggcctccaAGGATGCCTATACTATGCCAGAAAGCCCCGTTTTGTCGCCATCGCGATTGACAGAGCTCGCGAAGAAGATCGCTCTCGAGACCGAAAAGCTCGAAAAGTACATGCAGGACAACAGCCTGCCAATGCCCACCTTGGACCCAAGCGGGCCGGGCGATTTTCCAAAGCTTCCCGAGGACATTCAGAAGAGTCGTATGGAGATCATATATGCGACTCGGGAGCTTGAGGCTCTGGCTCACGGACCCAGAGAGGATGTTAGATGGAAGACATGGAGT TATCAAGATAGTCTCAGTCTACAGCTTGTGAACCATTTCCGCTTGG CCAAGCTTGTTCCCATTGACGGCACCATCACACTCGCCGAACTTCAGTCCAAGACTTCGCTGGACCCCGTAAACGTAGCCCGCATTCTACGCCATGTCATGACCAATCGCATATTCCGCGAGCCTTCGCCCGGTGTCATCGCCCACACGGCAGCATCACGTCTGTTGGCCGAAGACCAATCGTTACAGGACTGGGTTGGCTACAATCTCGAGGACAACTTCCCAGCCTCCGCGCATGTCCTACAGGCTCTCAACGCATACCCAGAGGCCACTTCTCTAACACGCACAGGCTTCAACTTTGCATTCGACACGGTGGACAAGGAGCCGATGTTCGTCACCTTTGGCAAGGATCCGGCCCGTGCTAAGCGTTTTGGCGGTGCCATGCTCAGTCTCACTGGTGGGGAAGGCTACGAAGTTAAGCACCTAGTTGATTCCTACGACTTTGGCGAGATTGACTCCAAAGGAGGGACGCTGGTAGATATCGGTGGCAGCCACGGCTTTGTGTGCGTCGACCTGGCGAAGAAGTGGAGGAACATGAAGTTCGTGGTACAAGATCTCCCGAAGACAGTCGACTCGGCGCCGAATCCGATATCCGACGACTCCCAAGTCTCTGAGCGTATCGAACTCGTAGCGCACGATTTCTTCAAAGAGCAGACGGTGAAGGATGCCGACG TCTATTTCTTCCGCTGGATCATCCACAACTATTCAACACCCTATGCAGTCTCTATTCTCAAGAATCTCGTTCCGGCACTGAAGCCTGGCGCTAAAGTCGTCATCAAGGACCACTGTCTGCGAGAGCCGGGACAAGAGACGCCGTGGGACGAGAGGATCATCCGCAGCATGGACATGGTCATGCTGGCTGTGCTGAACGCGCAAGAACGCAACGAGGACGAGTATCGAGAACTGTTCAAAGCGGCAGACGAGCGCTATGTTTTCAAGGGTGTGATGCGGCCCAGGGGGTGTAGGATGAGCATCATCGAAGCGGTATGGGATCCAGAGGGGTTGGGCACCGCAGCGGGGCCGAATGACTCCGTTCCGGCGGAGATCAAGGAGGAATAA
- a CDS encoding WSC domain-containing protein: MGPIAHSVCRLAAAITLALQIQQVASVPFNGQTRQVSKLTISGYTYEGCYVEPNNGRALEIIQADDLMTLDMCAEICSASSKETYFGVEYGRECWCGSTLAPGATAAADDAECSFTCPGNPAQHCGAGSRLSLYKNDNVAAAPVTSAKPAVGNHVHQGCYSDLVQGQRALSSTSAGDDMTPESCAAFCGRHTYMALEYGRECWCGNELDGNSQRVADQTDCNMPCAGDPTSLCGGPSRINLYKLDQAAEASTTSSAAASAATDRVGDWLSQGCWTDENADGRTLSMLYAADDMTIAKCAAWAASSGFLLFGIEYSRECWGGLELNPKSVAADPESCSMRCSGNANEVCGGPNRLSLYSYSPAAPSSTSSEVLVTSSSSSSSSSSSSVSLSDDDAAAAAASTPSSSPDIVTSTSISAASLPASATDSSSQTTSASVTEDAPSGPSNVPLNDASVENAQVEQIDSQTAVVMSPPTGGEARVGLPVTAPADAQPGDQIQVQLTYKTEAVSVLKRAELTECTLTMYLGPTLIYQNKIWTTDGSYTTVTSMPAGPSSVTTLVIVQFCPTTSVPIVIRDVSVSVVAASSASSNAAQSTTNISTGTAVPVVPAPVATPTGGTSSSDVPTPTSVPSTTAAPEPPSTPFSQVPLYRAQAYTTGACSRSGSGNCVLSGAPVATSGLLAAATPVPVLNPGNPTQAYELCARMCQNTIGCNSWALDRTLSENAPEWKCYFYSGVVSSYAVSPNRAYNDIVWFSKDCYGCMQQAQVLYIADQAAVPSSSSSSTPSDAAAVVVPTTRAPEPAASSTKSVRPGITPPPDVPTLEMPTTVTETSCPLPTVGQWYTAGCTLSGAPLQTSGLVAIATGIPATPSGAVTNAPFEHAYQACAQMCAAITTCRSWALDRGMWPNDYSDWTCYFYSAGARVMAPQNQGNSWVVWMDSMCYNCGTPTPSPALPSSTSSNAPPLSAATVIPTTTPVIPATSAPAPTTISPPQEPSAFAAPTYTSGVCATKSNPANQAPCAISGWPTPASMSGLVAVATGVPPNPSGSFNFEQPFQVCARACAAIDGCTVWAVDRGNWPTDMSTWSCLLYNFNGRNYLLNTSPNAASSRYAWSDSNCYNCTLSQQAVSSYASSSSGSLPTSSTVPVSPFYTPSSGPLTTTSAPVAAITTFSAPPLVTSCNRPTAAQWYTNGCTMSGVATATTSLLAVATGIAPNAAGDFNFEPAYQRCASICAGIAGCQGYALDRTNTTSWNCNFHNMAIQPYLSRQQFTVDNRGVVWMSMLCYDCPVPGPWPPVAPSSSSVAAAVPTTLLPSETATAALPSVTPSTSTSTSTSTAISIQGYSQTTSPASASTSASAIPSSCTRAVSPPASAACNVKGFRQPAGQAAETHVYTQADCAAYCLTTGAAVCKSYAWIPATGWCGVYSLDVWTAIGDDAVAGRAYRDYVLDEPGCFACPEGVAVKYLPS, from the exons ATGGGCCCAATCGCCCATTCCGTGTGtcgcctggccgccgccattACACTGGCCCTACAGATCCAGCAGGTGGCCTCCGTTCCTTTCAACGGCCAGACTCGCCAGGTTTCGAAGCTCACCATCAGCGGGTACACGTATGAGGGATG CTACGTTGAGCCGAACAACGGACGGGCTCTTGAGATCATCCAGGCCGACGACCTGATGACCTTGGACATGTGTGCCGAGATATGCTCCGCCTCATCCAAGGAGACGTACTTTGGTGTGGAATATGGGAGAGAGTGCTG GTGTGGAAGCACCCTCGCTCccggcgccaccgccgcagccgacgatgccgagtGTTCCTTCACTTGCCCCGGCAACCCGGCACAGCACTGCGGCGCGGGGTCCAGACTCAGCCTGTACAAGAACGacaacgtcgccgccgccccggtAACTTCGGCCAAGCCCGCCGTCGGGAACCACGTGCACCAGGGCTGCTATAGCGACCTCGTCCAGGGCCAGCGAGCTCTGTCCAGCACAAGTGCTGGCGATGACATGACGCCAGAGAGCTGTGCCGCCTTCTGCGGCCGACACACTTATATGGCGCTTGAATACG GCAGGGAGTGTTGGTGCGGCAATGAGCTGGATGGGAACAGCCAGCGCGTCGCTGACCAGACCGACTGCAACATGCCCTGCGCAGGAGACCCTACCAGCCTCTGCGGCGGCCCCTCCCGTATCAACCTGTACAAGCTGGACCAAGCGGCCGAGGCTTccacgacgagctcggccgcggccagcgccgccaccgaccGAGTGGGCGACTGGCTGTCCCAGGGATGCTGGACGGACGAgaacgccgacggccgcacGCTGTCAATGCTCTACGCCGCGGACGACATGACGATAGCCAAGTGCGCCGCCTGGGCCGCCTCCAGCGGGTTCCTGCTTTTCGGCATCGAGTACTCGCGCGAGTGCTggggcggcctcgagctgaACCCCAAGTCCGTTGCCGCGGACCCGGAGAGCTGCAGCATGAGGTGCTCCGGCAACGCGAACGAGGTGTGCGGCGGGCCCAACCGGTTGAGTCTCTACAGCTATAGCCCGGCCGCTCCttcatcgacgtcgtcagAGGTTCTTGTaacttcgtcgtcgtcgtcgtcgtcgtcttcttcttcttcggtcTCGCTCTctgacgatgacgccgccgccgccgccgcctcgacgccgtcgtcctcacCTGACATCGTCACATCGACCTCCATCTCTGCCGCTTCATTGCCTGCAAGCGCAACGGACTCATCGTCGCAGACTACCTCCGCCTCCGTCACCGAAGATGCCCCTTCCGGGCCGTCAAACGTCCCGTTGAACGATGCGTCCGTCGAAAACGCGCAGGTCGAACAGATCGACAGCCAGACTGCCGT CGTCATGTCCCCACCAaccggcggcgaagccagAGTCGGCCTTCCCGTCACTGCTCCAGCCGACGCCCAGCCCGGCGACCAGATCCAGGTGCAGCTGACCTACAAGACCGAGGCCGTCAGCGTCCTCAAGCGCGCCGAGCTCACGGAGTGCACCTTGACCATGTACCTCGGGCCTACCCTCATCTACCAGAACAAGATCTGGACCACGGACGGCAGCTACACGACGGTGACCAGCATGCCCGCGGGGCCCAGCAGTGTGACGACCCTGGTCATCGTCCAGTTCTGTCCCACCACTTCCGTCCCCATTGTGATTAGAGACGTCAGCGTGAGTGTCGTCGCAGCATCGTCAGCAAGCTCCAATGCGGCCCAGTCAACCACCAACATCAGTACCGGCACGGCTGTCCCGGTTGTCCCGGCCCCGGTAGCTACACCGACAGGCGGCACCTCCTCCAGCGACGtcccgacgccgacctccgTGCCGTCCACGACCGCGGCTCCCGAGCCCCCTTCCACCCCGTTCTCACAGGTGCCTTTGTACCGAGCCCAGGCTTACACAACCGGCGCCTGCAGCCGCTCGGGATCCGGCAACTGCGTCCTCTCCGGCGCCCCCGTGGCGACGTCGGGCTTGCTCGCAGCAGCGACCCCGGTTCCCGTCCTCAATCCGGGGAACCCGACGCAGGCGTACGAGCTTTGCGCGCGCATGTGCCAGAACACCATCGGCTGCAACAGCTGGGCCCTGGACCGGACGCTCTCCGAAAACGCCCCCGAATGGAAGTGCTACTTCTATTCCGGCGTCGTCTCGAGCTATGCCGTCTCGCCGAACCGCGCGTACAACGATATCGTGTGGTTCAGCAAGGACTGCTACGGATGCATGCAGCAGGCCCAGGTCCTTTACATCGCCGATcaggcggcggtgccgtcgtcgtcgtcgtcgtcaactccgagcgacgccgccgccgtcgtcgttccCACAACACGCgcgccggagccggcggcgagctcgacaaAGAGCGTCCGCCCGGGCATCACTCCTCCCCCCGATGTCCCAACACTCGAGATGCCGACCACGGTTACAGAGACCAGCTGCCCGCTGCCGACGGTGGGCCAGTGGTACACCGCCGGCTGCACGCTCTCCGGCGCCCCGCTCCAGACgtccggcctcgtcgccatcgccacggGCATCCCCGCAACCCCGTCCGGCGCCGTCACCAACGCCCCCTTCGAGCACGCTTACCAGGCCTGCGCGCAGATGTGCGCCGCCATAACGACCTGCCGCAGCTGGGCCCTCGACCGCGGCATGTGGCCCAACGACTACTCCGACTGGACGTGCTACTTCTACTCGGCCGGCGCGAGGGTCATGGCGCCGCAGAACCAGGGCAACAGCTGGGTCGTCTGGATGGACAGCATGTGCTACAACTGCGGGACTCCTACCCCCTCGCCCGCGCTGCCTTCGTCGACTTCTTCCAATGCGCCGCCGCTGTCAGCGGCAACCGTCATCCCGACTACCACGCCAGTCATCCCCGCGACGTCCGCtcccgcgccgacgacgataaGTCCGCCGCAGGAGCCTTCTGCCTTCGCCGCGCCGACTTACACCTCGGGCGTCTGCGCCACCAAGTCCAACCCGGCAAACCAGGCACCCTGCGCCATCTCCGGCTGGCCCACCCCGGCCTCCATgtccggcctcgtcgccgtcgccacggGAGTCCCGCCCAACCCCTCGGGAAGCTTCAACTTTGAGCAGCCGTTCCAGGTCTGCGCCAGGgcctgcgccgccatcgacggctGCACCGTCTGGGCCGTCGACCGCGGGAACTGGCCGACCGACATGTCGACGTGGTCGTGTCTGCTGTACAACTTCAACGGCCGGAACTACCTCCTCAACACCAGCCCCAacgcggcctcgagcaggtATGCGTGGTCCGACAGCAACTGCTACAACTGCACGCTCAGCCAGCAGGCGGTCTCGAGCTatgccagcagcagcagcggcagcttgCCAACCTCGTCAACGGTGCCCGTCTCACCCTTCTATACTCCCTCCTCCGGCCCCCTTACAACGACGTCCGCTCCGGTGGCAGCGATAACGACCTTCTCCGCGCCTCCGCTCGTGACCTCGTGCAAccggccgacggcggcacaGTGGTACACGAACGGCTGCACAATGTCCGGGgtcgcgacggcgacgacgtccctGCTCGCCGTGGCGACGGGCATCGCACCCAACGCCGCTGGCGACTTCAACTTTGAGCCCGCCTACCAGCGCTGCGCCAGCATCTGCGCCGGGATCGCCGGGTGTCAGGGGTACGCCCTGGACCGGACCAACACCACGAGCTGGAACTGCAATTTCCACAACATGGCGATCCAGCCGTACCTCAGCAGGCAGCAGTTCACGGTCGACAACCGCGGGGTCGTGTGGATGAGCATGCTCTGCTACGACTGTCCCGTCCCCGGCCCGTGGCCTCCTGtcgccccgtcgtcctcatcggtAGCAGCGGCGGTGCCAACGACACTGCTGCCGTCCGAGACCGCGACGGCAGCGTTGCCGAGCGTGAcaccctcgacctcgacctcgacctcaaccTCAACCGCGATCTCCATCCAAGGCTACTCCCAGACCACGTCCCCGGCGTCCGCTTCCACGTCCGCGTCCGCCATCCCATCCTCCTGCACGCGCGCCGTCTCGCCGCCCGCAAGCGCCGCCTGCAACGTCAAAGGCTTCCGCCAACCTGCGGGCCAAGCGGCGGAGACACATGTTTACACGCAGGCCGACTGCGCCGCGTATTGTCTCACCACAGGGGCGGCGGTCTGCAAGAGCTACGCGTGGATCCCGGCAACGGGATGGTGCGGTGTCTACTCGCTCGACGTCTGGACggccattggcgacgacgccgtcgcgggaCGGGCATACAGGGACTATGTCCTGGACGAGCCCGGGTGTTTCGCGTGTCCCGAGGGCGTGGCTGTGAAGTATCTGCCGTCGTAG